Below is a genomic region from Telopea speciosissima isolate NSW1024214 ecotype Mountain lineage unplaced genomic scaffold, Tspe_v1 Tspe_v1.0301, whole genome shotgun sequence.
aaCTAACCTTTTTAAAAATATCAAGTAGGTAAAATAAGATTCAAGTAGTATCAAGTACATAAAATAAGAATCATAAGGAAGTCTTTCATTTCTCTATCATTATAGAGAATCCCATCTATATTATCTATGGAATTCGAACCTGAACTCTATTTATGATTCATTATTTCTATCTCATTGGCCCCTGTTTCTTATTTCAGCATAAGCATATTGATTTCCGCCTATTCTTATATCTTATACCCTTTCATGGGCGAATTCCGCATATTTTCACATCTAGAATTTTCATAAATTTACATATACAACATATATTACTGTCAAGAGTGAATTTCTTATTATTTAGATATTTAGATTCAAAAAAAGTAAGGATTAAAAGCTCGAAAAACAAGGATTGGGTTGCGCCATATATATGAAAGAGTATACAATAATAATGTATTTGGAGACTCAAATACCATGACAGGGTCTAATAACGAACTGATTAGTTGATAATATTAGTTGAAATTTTTGTGAAAGATTCCTGTGAAAGGTTTCATTAACGCCTAATCCATGTCGAGTAGACCTTGTTGTTGTGAGAATTCTTAATTTATAAATTTAGGGAGGGACTTATGTCACCACAAACAGAGACTAAAGCAAGTGTCGGATTTAAAGCTGGTGTTAAAGATTACAAATTGACTTATTATACTCCTGACTATGAAACCAAAGATACGGATATCTTGGCAGCATTCCGGGTAACTCCTCAACCTGGAGTTCCGCCTGAGGAAGCGGGGGCAGCGGTAGCTGCCGAATCTTCGACTGGTACATGGACAACTGTGTGGACCGATGGACTTACCAGCCTTGATCGTTACAAAGGACGATGCTACCACATTGAGCCGGTTGCTGGAGAAGAAAATCAATTTATTGCTTATGTAGCTTACCCTTTAGACCTTTTTGAAGAAGGTTCTGTTACTAACATGTTTACTTCGATTGTGGGTAATGTATTTGGGTTCAAAGCCCTACGCGCTCTACGTCTGGAGGATCTGCGAATCCCTTCCACTTATGCTAAAACTTTCCAAGGCCCGCCTCATGGTATCCAAGTTGAGAGGGATAAATTGAACAAATATGGTAGACCCCTATTGGGATGTActattaaaccaaaattgggGTTATCTGCTAAGAACTATGGTAGAGTGGTTTATGAATGTCTTCGCGGTGGACTTGATTTTACCAAGGATGATGAGAACGTCAACtcccaaattcaaaattttttgaattttttcttttcttggcttccaaacatagcctaagttTTCTATGCTTGAGGCGTTATCACCCGGTATCTGTCGACCAGGGGGAAGGTAACAGCTTGAGTGTGGGCTTAGCACACCACAGAATCACCAACTGCTGTAGGCACTAGGCAATCGTtattaggaaggcattttttttttatgcatgtGAAAGGAATCTGACCCTTCATGTTGAGGGGCAAAGGAATGGGTGTCTAGttgggattcagatcctctacgacacgttgcccgtagcggcctgagcGATGCAGACTGAGCCGTGCGTGCAAAGATCACCTTACCCTTGCCTAAACGCCTTGTTCGAACAGAGATAAGGCGATCATTACACGCACAGCCCAGTTTGCACCGCAAGGGGCAGctgcgccgtagacgatctgaattgaTCTAGTTGGCCATAGAATCTTGCCAACCTTTTACAGCATGTAGTCACGTTTCTTAATAGGTTTCAAATAATTGTTTAGGTATAACTAAACCATCTTGATCAAGTAATAAAGGGTCGTCAAGACAGATATGCatccttaccaaaaaacaaaaaaaaaagacagatatGCATAAAGCAATCATTTAATGAACAATGTACAGATAACATGGAAGGGCCCACCAAGGGAAGCTACTGACCCCACTACCCGACCAAGTCATTttagttgaaaaaaaagaaaacaatagcGAACCGTGTGATTGGAATGTATTAGTTGTATTCCCATCACTTCCAATCCAACGGTTCCATGGCCCAGCTTCACAAGAATCCTGTCTCATGGAAACCCAACTCACAAATTACTAAATTACTAATCACCagtctttcattttttttttttttttagataccAGTCTTTCATATTAGAATCTATTGTGAACAACTGCTTGGTGAGTTGGTAGGAGAACCCTTTCCTTTCTCCCTCCTCGACATTTGTACCCAAATCAAGTCGATTATGTTTTAGTACGATTTCATAAATGGTTTTTAAATCGGTTTGGttcaataaatgattttttattcgatttgatttggtttcacTACGATTTGTATATGGTGCCGGTATGGAAAAATGGTACCATACTCGGTAtggtatggtatcggtatgatGGTTGAAACCGTCGGtacataccgataccgtaccaaaTTACCGAATACAATACCGTACCGAATTGAaagcatatatataaatacaatatatatgtttatatataattatatatttatttcat
It encodes:
- the LOC122647961 gene encoding ribulose bisphosphate carboxylase large chain-like, translated to MSPQTETKASVGFKAGVKDYKLTYYTPDYETKDTDILAAFRVTPQPGVPPEEAGAAVAAESSTGTWTTVWTDGLTSLDRYKGRCYHIEPVAGEENQFIAYVAYPLDLFEEGSVTNMFTSIVGNVFGFKALRALRLEDLRIPSTYAKTFQGPPHGIQVERDKLNKYGRPLLGCTIKPKLGLSAKNYGRVVYECLRGGLDFTKDDENVNSQ